In one Solanum dulcamara chromosome 1, daSolDulc1.2, whole genome shotgun sequence genomic region, the following are encoded:
- the LOC129891758 gene encoding uncharacterized protein LOC129891758 — translation MAHMHGTAARGVAPWPAGKAQSRGRGQPQGHVRAAALALDPEQTLKLEVKPLMDLVHPQLVGPRPVQPPPALVMDLVMALGVQVDMTQLLIVLRDVVDHARILEQLHRKAQRGRGKRARQDDSRSGSRFRPRDSYDRPRQGFQHGQSSRMFQALLHATQGDQHRQGGSIASSTSSGSISGLVPVKILSKSVSNDDEDNDDNHDHDDDDDDDDDDDDYDDDDDNDDDDTDEDDDDDDDDDDKTIHLMNMGGLENR, via the exons ATGGCTCACATGCATGGTACTGCGGCCAGGGGTGTTGCACCTTGGCCTGCTGGTAAAGCACAATCTAGGGGTAGAGGCCAACCCCAAGGTCATGTTAGGGCCGCAGCACTAGCCCTAGATCCAGAGCAAACTTTGAAGCTGGAAGTGAAGCCGCTGATGGATCTAGTTCACCCTCAGCTGGTGGGGCCGAGGCCAGTCCAACCACCACCTGCTTTAGTTATGGATCTAGTTATGGCCCTAGGGGTCCAGGTAGACATGACCCAGCTATTGATCGTACTTAGGG ATGTTGTCGACCACGCCCGCATACTTGAGCAACTCCATCGCAAGGCCCAAAGGGGCAGGGGCAAGAGGGCTAGACAGGATGATAGCCGTAGCGGGTCCCGATTTAGACCCAGGGATTCATATGATAGGCCCCGCCAGGGGTTCCAGCATGGTCAATCCAGTCGCATGTTCCAGGCTTTGTTGCATGCTACACAGGGTGACCAGCATCGTCAAGGTGGCTCTATTGCCAGTTCTA cTTCTTCGGGAAGTATCTCTGGGTTGGTACCTGTAAAAATACTTAGTAAAAGTGTTAGTAATGATGATGAGGATAATGATGATAATCATGATCACGATGATGATGACGACGACGATGATGACGATGACGACTATGACGACGATGATGACAACGATGATGATGATACCGAtgaggatgatgatgatgatgacgacgACGACGACAAAACAATTCATCTTATGAACATGGGAGGCCTTGAAAATCGATGA